Genomic DNA from Patescibacteria group bacterium:
CGCGTCTGAGCCCTCGCAAACACCCGACGACGAAATCAAGCTTGAAGATATTCCATTCTAAATATGAATCCCCCAAACACTAAACAAACAACGGAACGGTACTGTAACTTCTGCGTGAACAAGGACATCGTGATCGACTACAAGAACACGGACATGTTGAAGCGCCTGGTTTCCTCTTTTGGAAAGATCGTGCCTCGCAAGCGCTCTGGCGTTTGTGCCAAGCACCAGCGCGAAGTAGCGACTGAGATTAAGCGCGCACGCATCATCGGTCTTCTCCCATTCGTAAATGCTTAAGCATGCTCGGTAAGGACGACTTGAAACTTCGTGCGGAATTATGGAATGGCGTGATCTCCCAAGTTCACGCCTTTTTCCAATCCAAAAATTATTTGGAAGTCCGCACCCCAGTTCTCGTGAAATGCCCTGGCATGGAACCGAACCTGGATCCTGTCGGTGTCGACGTGCGACTGATCGACGGAACCAAGCATCGAAGAGGATTGATAACCAGCCCCGAATATTCAATGAAGAAACTCCTTGGCGCAGGACTCGATAAGATTTACACGCTGACACCGGTTTTTCGTAACGTGGAAAAGATGGGGGAGAGATGGAGTGTCGAATTTACGATGCTCGAGTGGTATCGAACGAACGCGGATTATCACGAGTGCATGAAGGAGACGGAAGAATTGGTTGATATGATTTTAGGCTCAGAAAAGGCGGGGTTATCAACCCCGCGGTGGCCCCGCATCAGTTACGTCGACGAATATCAAAAGTATTTTGGCGTACATCCGGCCGATGAGACGCTTGACGCTTCAAAAGTGGCTGATCGATTTCAGTTTGAGGTTATGCCGAAGCTTGAAGCGCAGTATCCTCGATTTTTCCTGACCGAGTATCCGGTGGCCGAGGCCGCCCTCGCCCAAAAGAATGCGGATGGACGCTCGGCTCAGCGATTTGAGGGATATGTGAATGGGCTGGAGATCTGTAACGGGTTCACGGAGCTGGTAGACTCGACCGAACAACGGAAGAGATTC
This window encodes:
- a CDS encoding amino acid--tRNA ligase-related protein; this encodes MLGKDDLKLRAELWNGVISQVHAFFQSKNYLEVRTPVLVKCPGMEPNLDPVGVDVRLIDGTKHRRGLITSPEYSMKKLLGAGLDKIYTLTPVFRNVEKMGERWSVEFTMLEWYRTNADYHECMKETEELVDMILGSEKAGLSTPRWPRISYVDEYQKYFGVHPADETLDASKVADRFQFEVMPKLEAQYPRFFLTEYPVAEAALAQKNADGRSAQRFEGYVNGLEICNGFTELVDSTEQRKRFELEAEERRLAGKEVFPIDEELLAGLSSVPSPTFGNALGIDRLIMLKAGAKDIDSIHLFPPSTRF
- the rpsR gene encoding 30S ribosomal protein S18, with protein sequence MNPPNTKQTTERYCNFCVNKDIVIDYKNTDMLKRLVSSFGKIVPRKRSGVCAKHQREVATEIKRARIIGLLPFVNA